In one window of Gudongella oleilytica DNA:
- the miaA gene encoding tRNA (adenosine(37)-N6)-dimethylallyltransferase MiaA: protein MKEKLVVLAGPTATGKTDLSIAIAKALNGEIISADSMQIYRYMDIGTAKVSRDEMEGIPHHLIDFLDPDQEFSVAMYSEYAKSLISEINEKGKLPIVVGGTGLYINSLVYDLEFGRIEPLPDYRAELETMYMESGGQYLLDMLKKVDEESASRLGPKDKKRIIRALEVYKATGESLSAQGGSFRKETERYELSYYCLNMDREKLYDRINHRVDLMMDKGLAEEVKNLLLKGYHRELQSMQAIGYKEICQYLYGECTLDEAVNRIKQGSRNYAKRQLTWFRRDNRIKWIDIDTFDDKADLFSFLINDIERLNDKEGL, encoded by the coding sequence ATGAAGGAAAAGCTTGTAGTGTTGGCCGGGCCGACGGCAACAGGTAAGACTGATCTATCCATAGCCATTGCAAAGGCTTTGAATGGTGAAATAATATCTGCTGACTCGATGCAAATATATCGTTACATGGATATTGGAACAGCAAAGGTGTCAAGGGATGAAATGGAGGGCATACCTCATCACCTTATTGATTTTTTAGACCCCGATCAGGAATTTTCTGTTGCTATGTACAGTGAGTATGCCAAGAGTCTTATATCTGAAATCAACGAAAAGGGGAAACTTCCAATAGTTGTTGGCGGAACCGGTCTATATATAAACTCATTAGTGTATGATCTTGAATTTGGCAGAATAGAACCTCTGCCTGATTACAGAGCTGAGCTGGAGACGATGTACATGGAATCGGGAGGTCAGTACCTTCTGGATATGCTTAAAAAGGTGGATGAAGAGTCTGCATCCAGACTTGGACCAAAAGATAAAAAGAGGATAATCAGGGCTCTCGAGGTTTACAAGGCTACTGGCGAATCCTTAAGCGCACAGGGAGGCAGCTTCCGCAAGGAGACAGAAAGATATGAACTTTCATATTACTGTCTGAACATGGATCGGGAAAAGCTCTATGACAGGATCAATCATCGTGTCGATTTAATGATGGACAAGGGTCTGGCCGAGGAGGTCAAAAATCTCCTCCTTAAGGGATATCACAGAGAACTCCAATCTATGCAGGCAATAGGTTATAAGGAGATATGCCAATACCTATACGGAGAGTGCACTCTCGATGAAGCTGTCAACAGAATAAAACAGGGATCCAGGAATTATGCTAAAAGGCAATTGACATGGTTTAGAAGAGATAATAGAATTAAATGGATAGATATTGACACTTTTGATGATAAAGCTGATTTATTCAGCTTTCTTATAAATGATATAGAAAGGCTTAATGACAAGGAGGGTCTATAA
- a CDS encoding M42 family metallopeptidase: MFLKRLTEACGASGNEKEVRDIIIHEISPFVDSVRIDGIGNVIAYKSGKTPAAGRVMVTAHMDEVGLMIKEIDSAGLLKFLTVGGIDKRVLVSKTVVVGKDKIKGVIGSKPIHLQKRNEWTKVLDINELYIDIGASSREEAEKIVSIGDYAVFDTQYEEFGDDRIKAKALDNRVGCAILVELLKSSIDTEIHGVFTVMEEVGLVGAGPAAYTVEPDVAIILEGTICYEMPDLDTYDIPTVMGNGPAISLVDRATIYDAAFRKWIVEVAEKNNIKYQYRKTSMGGNDSGSIHTSKTGCITTAISVPTRYIHSPLSVISKFDYDNTLALVKAVISDLEKEAL; this comes from the coding sequence ATGTTTTTAAAGAGACTCACCGAGGCTTGTGGAGCCTCAGGAAATGAGAAGGAAGTCAGAGACATAATAATTCATGAGATCAGTCCCTTTGTCGATTCTGTTCGAATAGACGGGATTGGAAACGTAATAGCCTACAAGAGTGGTAAAACTCCTGCAGCAGGAAGGGTCATGGTAACTGCTCACATGGACGAGGTAGGTCTTATGATAAAGGAAATAGATTCTGCAGGATTGCTGAAATTCCTGACTGTAGGCGGTATAGATAAGAGAGTGCTCGTTTCCAAAACTGTTGTGGTAGGCAAGGATAAGATCAAGGGTGTAATAGGCTCCAAGCCGATACATCTTCAGAAGAGAAACGAATGGACCAAGGTCCTGGACATAAACGAGCTATATATTGATATTGGAGCATCATCCAGGGAAGAGGCAGAAAAGATAGTTTCTATTGGCGATTATGCAGTCTTCGATACTCAATACGAGGAGTTTGGAGATGACAGGATCAAAGCTAAAGCTCTTGATAACAGAGTAGGTTGTGCAATACTTGTAGAGCTTTTGAAGTCCTCAATTGACACTGAAATCCATGGTGTCTTTACAGTTATGGAGGAAGTTGGTCTGGTTGGAGCTGGGCCAGCCGCATACACTGTCGAACCTGATGTAGCAATAATACTTGAGGGAACGATCTGTTATGAGATGCCTGATCTGGATACATACGATATTCCTACTGTTATGGGAAACGGACCAGCAATATCTCTTGTTGACAGAGCAACAATATATGATGCAGCTTTCAGAAAATGGATAGTTGAGGTAGCTGAAAAGAATAACATTAAGTATCAGTACAGAAAGACTTCAATGGGGGGAAATGATTCAGGAAGTATCCATACCTCCAAAACTGGATGTATTACTACTGCTATATCCGTGCCTACGAGATATATCCACAGTCCTCTTTCTGTAATCAGCAAGTTTGATTATGATAATACTCTGGCATTGGTCAAGGCAGTCATATCTGATTTGGAAAAGGAGGCTTTATAA
- the mutS gene encoding DNA mismatch repair protein MutS, producing MSQLTPMMQQYMAMKNQNKDSLLFFRMGDFYEMFFEDAKIASRELEIALTGRDCGLDEKAPMCGVPHHVAETYISRLVDKGHKVAVCEQMEDPALAKGLVKRQVTRIVTPGTIIDPGALDEKTNNFLASVYFDDYGAGISYVDNSTGEMFTTEFIGEIENSSRFLLDELGKIMPSEIICNNGLVDNKKIMSTIKVKIDPYINLVEDPSLNIDSSLKLIEEFFDGDPNVRNRLKGKVYSAISASRLIGYLKDTQFNRLEHIMELQHYEPQQYMLMDISTRTNLEIHETLRSRERKGALIGILDKTQTAMGGRLLKKWLEQPLLDRTQINSRLDMVEFFVDNPITLDEVREILREVYDIERLSSKIATGNCTARDMAALRQSISQLPQLKSILDSTELDNLQRLQEEMDPLDDLYKILNETIIDDPPLSVKEGGFIKSGSSQELDELRSSGSMGKEWLAQLEQKERQRTGIKTLKVGYNRVMGYYIDITKTNLSLVPDDYIRKQTLANSERYYTEELKRLEEKVVGAEEKAVQLEYEIFQELRDYIKKQLTRLQKTGKLLAVLDCIGGLAKVASANGFTRPKLNNRGVISIREGRHPVVEAVIEHQLFVPNDIEMDNRENMLHIITGPNMAGKSTFMRQTAIIVLLAQMGSFVPAKEADIGIVDRIFTRIGASDNLSQGESTFMVEMTEVSNILRYATKHSLLILDEVGRGTSTYDGLSIAWSVIEHIADHIKAKTLFATHYHELTQLESKARGIVNYTILAEERGEDVVFLRKVVRGSTSQSFGIQVARLAGIRREIIQRANEILSMIEGSHTFNLHKPVMKPNQKQLDLLDYKKDFFIDRVKNVEVNQLTPIEALNLLNSLVEDARNLKE from the coding sequence ATGAGTCAGCTGACGCCTATGATGCAGCAGTATATGGCCATGAAAAATCAAAATAAAGATTCCCTGCTTTTCTTCAGAATGGGCGATTTCTATGAAATGTTTTTTGAGGATGCCAAGATAGCATCAAGAGAGCTTGAGATTGCACTGACAGGACGAGACTGCGGTCTTGACGAAAAAGCTCCTATGTGCGGTGTACCTCACCATGTGGCAGAGACTTATATTTCCAGACTCGTTGACAAGGGTCACAAGGTTGCTGTCTGTGAGCAAATGGAGGATCCTGCACTTGCAAAAGGACTGGTGAAAAGACAGGTCACAAGGATAGTAACTCCAGGGACAATAATAGACCCAGGTGCTTTGGATGAAAAGACTAATAATTTTCTTGCCTCGGTTTATTTTGATGATTATGGTGCGGGAATATCCTATGTTGACAATTCTACAGGTGAAATGTTTACAACTGAGTTTATTGGTGAGATAGAGAACAGCTCAAGGTTCCTTCTGGATGAGCTTGGAAAAATCATGCCTTCTGAAATAATATGCAATAACGGTTTAGTAGACAATAAAAAAATTATGTCGACTATTAAGGTAAAAATAGATCCATACATCAACCTTGTGGAAGATCCATCTTTGAACATTGACAGCAGTCTTAAGCTGATAGAGGAATTTTTTGATGGTGACCCAAACGTAAGAAACCGGCTTAAGGGCAAGGTATACAGTGCGATTTCTGCATCCAGATTAATTGGATATCTGAAGGATACTCAATTCAACAGACTGGAGCATATAATGGAGCTGCAGCATTATGAGCCGCAACAATATATGCTTATGGACATAAGTACCAGAACAAATCTCGAGATACATGAGACTTTAAGGTCAAGAGAACGCAAGGGAGCTCTTATAGGCATACTTGACAAGACACAAACCGCTATGGGCGGAAGGCTGCTTAAGAAGTGGCTGGAACAGCCTTTGCTTGATAGGACCCAGATTAATTCAAGACTTGATATGGTCGAGTTTTTTGTTGATAATCCGATCACTCTTGATGAAGTAAGAGAAATTCTAAGAGAAGTGTATGATATAGAAAGACTTAGCAGTAAAATTGCTACCGGAAATTGTACTGCCAGAGATATGGCAGCTTTGAGGCAGTCTATCTCACAGCTTCCTCAACTGAAATCTATTTTGGACAGTACAGAGCTGGACAATCTTCAAAGACTGCAGGAAGAAATGGATCCTCTTGATGATCTGTATAAAATTTTAAATGAAACTATTATCGATGACCCTCCTCTTTCAGTTAAGGAGGGAGGCTTTATAAAGAGCGGCAGCAGTCAGGAACTGGATGAGCTGAGAAGCAGCGGGAGTATGGGAAAGGAATGGCTTGCCCAGCTGGAGCAGAAGGAACGTCAAAGAACAGGTATAAAAACGCTGAAGGTCGGATACAACAGGGTAATGGGTTATTATATCGACATTACAAAGACAAACCTTTCTTTGGTGCCAGATGATTATATCAGAAAACAGACTCTTGCCAACTCTGAAAGATATTATACTGAAGAGCTTAAAAGGCTGGAGGAAAAGGTAGTTGGAGCTGAAGAGAAGGCTGTTCAGCTTGAATACGAGATTTTCCAGGAGCTAAGAGATTACATTAAAAAGCAGCTTACGAGATTGCAGAAAACAGGAAAGCTCCTCGCAGTGCTGGATTGTATTGGAGGTCTTGCAAAAGTTGCTTCTGCCAATGGCTTTACAAGACCTAAATTAAACAACAGGGGAGTAATAAGCATAAGAGAAGGAAGGCACCCTGTAGTTGAGGCAGTCATAGAACACCAGTTATTTGTCCCAAATGATATCGAAATGGATAATAGAGAAAATATGTTGCACATAATTACAGGCCCAAATATGGCCGGTAAGTCGACCTTTATGAGGCAAACAGCCATTATAGTTCTATTGGCACAAATGGGATCCTTTGTCCCCGCCAAAGAGGCTGACATTGGAATTGTCGATCGAATTTTTACCAGGATAGGTGCTTCCGATAACCTTTCTCAGGGAGAGAGCACGTTTATGGTCGAAATGACTGAGGTTTCCAATATCCTGAGGTATGCAACCAAGCACAGCCTGCTGATACTCGATGAGGTAGGCCGGGGTACAAGCACCTATGACGGACTTAGCATAGCATGGTCCGTAATCGAGCATATAGCCGATCATATAAAAGCAAAGACCCTATTTGCAACACACTACCACGAACTTACTCAGCTTGAGTCAAAGGCAAGAGGTATAGTTAACTATACTATTTTGGCGGAAGAGAGAGGAGAAGACGTAGTCTTTTTAAGGAAGGTAGTAAGAGGGAGTACCAGTCAGAGCTTTGGGATACAGGTGGCTCGTTTGGCTGGGATCAGAAGGGAAATTATTCAACGGGCAAATGAAATATTGTCTATGATCGAGGGGAGCCATACCTTTAATCTTCATAAGCCCGTTATGAAGCCAAATCAAAAGCAATTGGATCTATTGGATTACAAAAAGGATTTCTTTATTGACAGAGTTAAAAATGTTGAAGTTAACCAGTTGACACCTATAGAGGCTTTGAATCTCCTCAACAGCCTTGTTGAAGATGCCAGGAATCTCAAGGAGTGA
- the miaB gene encoding tRNA (N6-isopentenyl adenosine(37)-C2)-methylthiotransferase MiaB — protein MKKVLINTFGCQMNEHDSEKIAWIMEGMGYGPTMDKEEADVIIFNTCAVRKSAEDRVFGQLGELKELKRRKPEIVLALCGCMMQRDDIRSYFLKKHRHIDIVFGTNNIHKLPQLLNRHQESGKLVVDIVEDTREIEESVEADRKYSYKSYVNIMYGCNNFCTYCIVPYTRGREKSRDPESIIREITDLAANGTKEITLLGQNVNSYGKTLDRDYSFVDLLKDINEIDGIERIRFMTSHPKDFSRELALAYTSLDKLSPHLHLPVQSGSNRILRSMNRNYTREDYLEKVSWIKELVPDISITTDLIVGFPGETEEDFMDTVRLCQEVRFDSAFTFLYSVREGTKAASMHDQVSDELKHERFQRLLDTLHPIGLELNRRLIGTIQKVLVEEVSKNDENMLSGRTDGGKLVHFRGTEDLIGKLVNIDIREAKTFTLEGVLV, from the coding sequence ATGAAAAAGGTTTTAATTAATACTTTTGGCTGCCAAATGAATGAGCACGACTCTGAGAAGATCGCCTGGATAATGGAGGGTATGGGCTATGGTCCTACCATGGATAAGGAAGAGGCAGATGTTATTATATTCAATACCTGTGCAGTGAGAAAGAGTGCAGAGGACAGGGTTTTTGGACAGTTAGGCGAGCTGAAGGAGCTTAAGAGAAGAAAACCTGAGATTGTTTTAGCTCTTTGTGGCTGTATGATGCAAAGAGACGATATCAGAAGCTATTTTCTTAAGAAACACAGACACATTGACATAGTATTTGGAACAAATAACATACACAAGCTGCCACAGCTGTTAAACAGACATCAAGAAAGCGGAAAGCTTGTAGTGGATATTGTTGAAGACACCAGGGAAATAGAGGAATCAGTTGAAGCTGACAGGAAATACTCCTACAAGTCATATGTGAACATCATGTATGGGTGTAATAACTTTTGTACCTACTGTATCGTTCCTTATACGAGAGGCAGGGAGAAGAGCAGGGATCCAGAATCGATTATCAGGGAAATAACTGATCTTGCGGCGAATGGGACCAAGGAAATAACACTGCTTGGACAAAATGTAAATTCATACGGTAAAACACTTGACAGAGATTATAGTTTTGTTGACCTATTAAAGGATATCAATGAGATTGATGGAATTGAGCGCATAAGGTTTATGACCTCACATCCAAAGGACTTTTCCAGAGAACTTGCCCTGGCTTACACAAGCCTTGATAAGCTCTCTCCGCACCTTCACCTTCCGGTACAATCGGGGAGCAACAGGATATTGAGGAGTATGAACAGGAACTATACCAGAGAGGATTATCTTGAGAAGGTATCCTGGATAAAGGAACTGGTTCCTGATATTTCGATTACGACAGATTTGATCGTGGGCTTTCCTGGTGAGACCGAGGAGGATTTTATGGATACCGTAAGGCTATGCCAGGAGGTCAGATTTGATTCTGCCTTCACATTTCTTTATTCTGTAAGGGAGGGAACAAAAGCAGCTTCCATGCATGACCAGGTGTCTGATGAATTAAAGCATGAGCGATTCCAAAGACTTCTTGACACGCTTCATCCAATCGGACTTGAGCTCAACAGGAGGCTTATCGGGACCATACAGAAGGTCTTAGTAGAAGAGGTCAGCAAGAATGACGAGAACATGCTCAGTGGAAGAACAGATGGTGGAAAACTGGTCCACTTCCGAGGAACCGAGGATTTGATCGGCAAACTTGTCAATATTGATATACGAGAAGCAAAGACATTTACTCTTGAAGGAGTTCTGGTATAA
- the mutL gene encoding DNA mismatch repair endonuclease MutL, giving the protein MNKIKVLDSITISKIAAGEVIERPASIVKELVENSLDAGATQIIVETQDAGKSLIRVTDNGEGMDKEDLLIAFERHTTSKLSSAEDLENISTLGFRGEALSSIAAVSKMEVMTRTDFSSSGIQAKVENAAVIGISPAGTPVGTTMIVRELFQNVPVRRRFLKSNSTEDGQIGDILVKLAIGNPGTSFKYIKDSKIIFSTNGKGDAFAAIFQLLGRDVARGLIPFSLKSDKLSIDGFISNNNLYRGNRNHQYLFVNGRYVVDYRLSRIVEQQYSSIIPINRYPLFVLYLHMDPADLDVNIHPTKQEIRFSSDSKIYEAIELGFKDSLRELLRIPEVRNESFRQNKSEKEAPKLWELSSPKNEIEQVITNSALVIRDYTAVDYEKTVPSDNENSIHNGGNKESSVREEINFEALNPIGVIFDTYIITEDRQDGSMWIIDQHAAHERIMYERLKADFLSESIAVQQLLSPIVIELTPGEYRKTMDNLEFFNLLGFETEAFGDRSIILRGVPMIFGSPDGRGLFIEILDGLEEGLTLPYEIRLDRIMKIACTKAVKAGDKLDNREIDSLLTQLMDCENPLTCPHGRPTVVKMTRQELEKKFLRIM; this is encoded by the coding sequence ATGAATAAGATAAAGGTTCTGGATAGTATTACAATTTCAAAGATAGCTGCAGGTGAGGTGATTGAGAGACCAGCCTCTATAGTGAAGGAGCTGGTGGAAAATTCACTTGATGCAGGCGCAACCCAGATAATCGTTGAGACCCAGGATGCGGGGAAGTCTCTTATAAGGGTAACTGACAATGGAGAGGGAATGGATAAGGAGGATCTTCTGATAGCTTTTGAGAGACATACTACCTCAAAGTTATCTTCGGCTGAGGATCTTGAAAACATATCTACACTGGGCTTCAGAGGAGAGGCATTGTCAAGTATTGCTGCAGTATCTAAAATGGAGGTCATGACCAGAACTGATTTTTCAAGCTCGGGGATTCAGGCAAAGGTAGAAAATGCTGCAGTTATTGGAATATCTCCTGCAGGAACTCCGGTGGGCACAACTATGATAGTTAGAGAACTTTTTCAGAATGTACCCGTAAGGAGAAGGTTTCTTAAGAGCAACAGCACAGAGGATGGGCAAATAGGTGATATATTGGTTAAGCTTGCCATTGGAAACCCTGGAACTTCCTTTAAGTATATAAAGGATTCTAAAATAATATTCAGTACCAATGGGAAAGGGGATGCTTTTGCAGCTATATTTCAGCTTTTGGGAAGAGATGTTGCAAGAGGCCTTATACCTTTCTCGCTTAAGTCAGATAAATTGTCTATAGACGGCTTTATATCTAATAATAATCTATACAGAGGCAACAGAAACCATCAATATCTCTTTGTAAATGGAAGGTATGTTGTGGATTACAGATTATCAAGAATAGTCGAGCAGCAGTACAGCTCAATCATACCCATAAACAGATATCCGTTATTTGTATTATATTTACACATGGACCCAGCTGATCTCGATGTAAATATCCATCCTACAAAACAGGAAATCCGCTTTTCTTCAGACAGTAAGATATACGAGGCCATAGAGCTCGGGTTTAAGGACAGCTTAAGAGAATTGTTAAGAATCCCTGAGGTAAGAAATGAGAGTTTCAGACAGAATAAAAGTGAAAAAGAAGCTCCGAAGCTGTGGGAATTAAGCAGCCCTAAGAACGAGATCGAGCAGGTAATCACAAACTCAGCACTTGTAATCAGAGATTACACTGCGGTTGATTATGAGAAAACAGTGCCTTCAGATAATGAGAATTCTATCCACAATGGCGGAAATAAAGAATCAAGTGTACGAGAAGAGATCAATTTTGAGGCACTTAACCCAATAGGGGTCATTTTTGATACCTATATAATTACGGAAGACAGACAGGATGGATCTATGTGGATAATAGATCAGCATGCAGCCCATGAAAGAATAATGTATGAAAGACTCAAAGCAGACTTTTTGAGTGAATCTATAGCTGTTCAACAGCTTCTTTCACCAATAGTAATTGAGCTTACGCCTGGCGAATACAGGAAGACTATGGATAATCTTGAATTTTTCAATCTGCTTGGATTTGAGACGGAAGCATTTGGCGACAGAAGCATAATCCTGCGAGGCGTTCCAATGATATTCGGGAGTCCGGACGGCAGGGGTTTATTTATAGAGATTCTTGACGGTTTGGAGGAAGGTTTGACCCTCCCCTATGAAATAAGGCTTGACAGGATCATGAAAATTGCTTGTACCAAGGCTGTGAAGGCGGGAGATAAGCTGGATAATAGAGAAATAGACTCGTTACTGACACAGCTAATGGACTGCGAAAATCCACTTACCTGTCCTCACGGAAGACCAACAGTTGTCAAGATGACCAGACAAGAGCTTGAAAAGAAATTTTTGAGGATAATGTAG
- a CDS encoding M42 family metallopeptidase, which produces MVFNSELLKKIVMVYGPSSREHLIREVISNEIKDHVDELSTDALGNLIARKKGPGKKVMISAHMDQIGLIITDIDKDGFLRFGNIGGISPAVTFSQRVIFENGTVGAIYSEPVEDLSKLKLEDMYIDIGAKTKEEAEMSVSIGDICVYHADYSENSNVVFTPYLDDRVGCFVAIEALKSIQTTENDLYFVFSVQEEVGLRGARTAAYGVDPDFGIAVDVTIHGDTPKAKRFAVGLHKGAAIKVKDNSVISHPVVRERLVHLAKEKGIPYQMEVLEFGGTDSGAIHMNKTGVPSGVISIPTRYVHSTVEMASKEDITNCVALLTAYLEERL; this is translated from the coding sequence ATGGTTTTTAATAGTGAACTGCTTAAAAAAATTGTTATGGTTTACGGACCATCAAGTAGGGAACACCTCATTAGAGAGGTTATCTCAAATGAGATAAAAGATCACGTGGATGAATTGTCTACCGATGCCCTTGGAAATCTGATAGCACGTAAAAAAGGTCCTGGGAAAAAGGTGATGATATCTGCCCACATGGATCAGATAGGATTAATAATAACTGATATTGACAAGGATGGTTTTTTAAGATTTGGCAATATAGGTGGAATTTCACCTGCAGTAACCTTCAGTCAGAGGGTCATATTTGAAAACGGTACAGTTGGAGCGATATATTCTGAGCCTGTTGAGGACCTATCAAAGCTTAAGCTTGAGGATATGTACATTGATATAGGGGCTAAAACAAAGGAAGAAGCGGAGATGAGTGTGAGCATAGGTGATATTTGCGTTTATCACGCAGATTACTCTGAGAATTCCAACGTAGTCTTTACTCCTTATCTTGACGACAGAGTTGGTTGCTTTGTCGCTATTGAAGCTTTAAAGTCCATCCAGACGACCGAGAACGATCTGTACTTCGTTTTCTCAGTTCAGGAGGAGGTTGGTCTTAGAGGAGCCAGGACTGCGGCGTATGGAGTCGATCCTGATTTCGGTATTGCTGTCGATGTAACAATACATGGAGACACTCCAAAGGCGAAAAGATTTGCAGTCGGCCTTCATAAAGGAGCAGCAATAAAGGTAAAGGACAATTCTGTGATATCGCACCCTGTCGTCAGGGAAAGACTTGTTCATCTGGCAAAAGAGAAAGGGATACCATACCAAATGGAGGTCCTTGAATTTGGAGGCACTGACTCCGGAGCAATCCACATGAACAAGACGGGAGTGCCTTCTGGTGTAATATCGATACCAACAAGGTATGTACACTCCACGGTAGAGATGGCATCCAAGGAGGATATAACCAATTGTGTAGCCCTACTGACAGCATATCTCGAGGAAAGGCTGTAG